Genomic DNA from Trypanosoma brucei brucei TREU927 chromosome 9, whole genome shotgun sequence:
GTGGTAAATTAAGAATTTATGGCTCTCGCCAGCATCATATCCAGCAGAGAAGAACATTATCAAAACTGTAAAAGAAAACCCTCAAAGAGTACCTCATTAGAGCAACCACGTTGTCATGGCAGATACTGCGGTCAAATGTGCACAGTAACACAACGATAAATTTCAATATAACTATCTACGAGCAGCAAAAAGGAGAGTAGAAAAAGCAGTGGTAACCACAACAAGTGAATCAGCACCCCATACAATGGACGAGAACACAGCGCTTTTATTGATGCATGCGTGTCGGGGGAAGTCTTTTATATTGTGAAGGgacaaatagaaaaaacaacaacactccCAATCACACATATACGGTACAGGGTTTCTGTTCCCCCATGCTGACCTTTCACGTATCACctttattgtttccctcttccctcccttctgtTGTTTGCCTGCAACAACAGTGTTACGGTTAATGAAAATTTACAGCCCACCACACCTGTACATTCATTTCAGCACGAGCTGAGATGTAGGCAAGTCTTTCATATGTTTGTCGTTCACACATCGTGTACCCCTCCACTGATTTTTCTCTTGAAAAAACTTCATCACACATCTAAGTTTCATGTAAACGTATGTATCGCGGTGTGTAAATTGACGAACGCACGGTGTACTTGTCAATATGCCCGAAGAAGAGTGATAATTAATATACGTTTTAGCTGATGATTGTAACAAAAATACGATCgctgaaggggaagaaaaaaaataacagcttacatatacatatatatgttttcgCTGAGGTGCGGTTTATTCGCTGCACGGTACCATAAGAAATATAGTTATTATTGAAGACAATTAAAATCTTATTTGTTCAGAATAAGTAAGTAAAAAGAATTTTACTATTATTGGGAgagtattttcttttttaaggAAGGGTATTTATtcaattcccttttttcccctagAAGCAGCCCTGCTCGACCATTACTATCACTAGATCCTTCGTGGGCTCAAAATAGCTTTACGCTAAGCCAGGCGGaccaaaaaaatagaaaattaaGATTTGAGGCACACTTTCCGTATTACGATGTCTtccgacaaaaaaaataatatatatattcagcTATGCGGCTGAGGAGGTCATCCATCTATGAATCATACCTCGTTAGTTGATACCTCACAACTCAACCCCGCACTATCGTCCCTCTCTCGTAACTCATCCACTGCTTCACTCTTAAAAGCCACCATTACCGGTTGGCTGTCTTCCGTCACTTCACGTGAATTGGCACCACAACATGGCAACCAGCGAATAAAAAGTTGCAGCTGCCATGGAGCTCCATCAGCGTTGTGACCTACTGCTATGAATGTTGCAATTGTTAAATAAATAGCTACCAACACGTCATCTGTGTAATGGGAGCGAGAGGCAACGATGCAATAGTAGCCAAAAATTGCTACCACAGTCACCACAGGACGAAACGACCAATGTACCATTGCCCCATAAATCCAGTGGAACATGAGATGAAGCGTCAGAATCACAGTATGGCCACTGTACATGAGATCACCACAGTGTATGgaaccaccaccagctgtaAGAACAGTGAGTATAACGTTCTTTACGGGGTTCTCTATTTTCGGCGGGTTTTGGCACTTGTCCACTGGCGTCGGCATGGACGTCATAACAATAACCAGCGAGCGAAAGAGTAGCAGGAGTGCGTATGATGTAATAAAACGGATCCATGCAATGGTATGAACGTTGCGCAGTTCAATACGGCAATTCTCCTTACATAACCACAcagataaaaagaagcgacTCACACCGGGAATGTTACATGGGAGTTCTGGTTCACCCGACCCCACACAATGCCGGTGAAGAAGGTACAGTTTCCACAAGGTAAAGAAGCTCagtgaagagaggaatgCAATCAGAACGTCCGTAACCACAGAGAGAAATGATATCTTCGTCAAAAGTTCAAAACCGAGATCTGGTAGCGGCTTCGTCACCTTGGGGTCCGGCATACGTTCATGTGTGATTTGCAACGCAACCGCAAGGATGAAAGAGACGATTACGAATACAACTGTGAATCGAATGACTTGCGTTCGTAATGGCAAGGGTT
This window encodes:
- a CDS encoding phosphatidylcholine:ceramide cholinephosphotransferase 2, putative (similar to Phosphatidylcholine:ceramide cholinephosphotransferase 2 (EC 2.7.-.-)(Sphingomyelin synthase 2). (Swiss-Prot:Q9D4B1) (Mus musculus;)), which codes for MISYPFFSLSPPGLVPPPMAVPPVEMYSGSFWNRMRKPLPLRTQVIRFTVVFVIVSFILAVALQITHERMPDPKVTKPLPDLGFELLTKISFLSVVTDVLIAFLSSLSFFTLWKLYLLHRHCVGSGEPELPCNIPGVSRFFLSVWLCKENCRIELRNVHTIAWIRFITSYALLLLFRSLVIVMTSMPTPVDKCQNPPKIENPVKNVILTVLTAGGGSIHCGDLMYSGHTVILTLHLMFHWIYGAMVHWSFRPVVTVVAIFGYYCIVASRSHYTDDVLVAIYLTIATFIAVGHNADGAPWQLQLFIRWLPCCGANSREVTEDSQPVMVAFKSEAVDELRERDDSAGLSCEVSTNEV